In the genome of Campylobacter lari, the window TTTGATCCCTTATAAGAGCTGCTTCTTCGTAGTTTTCACTCTTTGCGTATTCAAGCATTTTATTTTCTAAATTTTTTGTTAAAGATAAGGGATTTAAAAGAGCTTGTGTGGCTTTTTGGATAATTTTTTCATATTCTTGTTTGGAAATTTTTTGCTCGCATGGACCTTTGCAACGCTTAATCTGATAAAAAAGACAAAGTTCTTTGCAAGATTTCTTTTGTCTTAGCTCAAAAGATAAATATAAAGCATTTAAAAGCTCTTTTGCACCTTTAAAAAACGGACCAAAGTATTTTATTTTATTTTTTTTGATGATTTTTCTTGTAATTTCAAATCTTGGAAAATCTTCATTTAAGTCTATATAAATATAAGGGTAGGTTTTATCATCTCTTAATAATATATTGTATTTTGGGTGTAATTGTTTTATAAAAGAATTTTCTAGTATTAAAGCATCGGCCTCGCTTTTTGTGGTAATAAATTCTAAATGATGGGTTTGACTAATCATCTTTTGAATTCTTAAACTATTGCTAGGATTTGGGCAAAGATTTGGAGTGAAATTAAAATAACTTCTAACGCGGTTTTTTAAATTCTTGGCCTTACCTACATATAAAAGCTTACCTTGTATATCAAAATACTGATACACGCCAGGTAAATTAGGCAAGGTTTTGAGTTCATTTTCAAGCATTTTTTATAAGCTTTCGCAGTTCTTCAAATTTATTATATAAAATAGGATTTTCAAAATGGTTTTTAAAATTTCCATTAGAAAGTTCTAGATGAGTTTTTTTATGTGCGTTAAAAGTATTGTTTTTGGATATAAAGTTTTTGTCGCTAAGTATTTTTACATTTTCCACTTTTGCAAAATTACTCATTGGCTTAGCTAAAATATAGTTTTTTATGAGACTTTTAATCATTTTTTTGGTATTATCGTGATTAAGTTCCATATATGCAATGTGGTGTTTAACTAAAATAATCAAAGTATTATTTTTTATAAAGAGTTTAGTAATCATTTGTTGGTGATTATGGTTAAACAGTTTTAAAAACTCTTTATATTGCAAAAGTGCTTTTAAAGGTCTATAATGTTTATATTTTTTAGAATTAGCAAATATATCAATAACATCACGACTTGTTTTAATTTTATTTTCAACTTCCATTTAATTATTGTAACATTTTTTTTATTAATATTTTTAAGTGCATGTGGTTATAAAGCTGCTCCATTTTATGAGATAAAAGATAATAATGGCAGTGTAAAGGAAATAAAAAAATTTCAATCTTTGGAGAGTGAAATATGAACAGGATGTTTTTTTTACTTTGTTTTGGTGCTAGTTTTTTACTAGCAAATCAAAATCATGAATTAAATTTAGCTTTTAGTGTTTTAGGTGTAAGTGTTTTAATAATTTTTGTATTGGGGTATTATTTTATAGCAGCGGAAGAAAAATATCATATCAATAAAACTAAACCTGCTTTATTTATAGGAACATTTTCTTTTATTGTCATTGGTATATATATGGTAGTAAATGATTTAGACACGCAAATACTTGAAGAAAGTGTTAATCATCTTATCTTGGAAATCGCACAAATTGTGTTTTTCTTAATAGCAGCAATGACTTTTATAGAAGCATTAATAGAAAGATCGGTTTTTGAAACTTTAAAATACAAACTTGTAAGCAAGGGTTATACTTATAGAAAATTATTTTGGCTAACAGGAATTTTGGCTTTTTTTATCTCTCCGATTGCAGATAATCTTACAACGGCTTTGATTTTATCTACTGTGCTTTTAACTATAGATAAACATAATAAAGAATTTTTAATCCCAGGCGCTATAAATATTGTAGTAGCAGCTAATGCTGGCGGAGCTTGGTCGCCATTTGGTGATATTACTACTTTGATGGTTTGGACGGCAAAAAAAGCTACCTTTTTTGAATTTTTTGCTCTTTTTCCTGCTTCTTTTATTGGATGGTTTCTTACGGCTTATTTGCTATCGCGTTATGTGCCTGATATTGAGCCAAAATTTCATAAAGATAATCTAGAAAAAGTTGAAATTAAGCCGGGTGGTAAAGTATTTATTGTGCTTGGTTTTTTAACTATCGCTTTAGCAGTTTTTATCCATAGTATTTGCGATTTACCTGCAATGTGGGGTATGATTTTTGGTCTTTCTTTGCTCAGCTTATATATGTATTTTTTCAATAAAAAACAAGGTAAAAAAGATTTGAATATTTTTCATTATATGACGCGTATTGAAATGGATACTTTATTATTTTTCTTTGGAATTTTATCTGCTGTGGGCGCTTTACATTTTGTTGGATGGCTTACTTATGCTTCCGATCTTTATACAAAATTTGGAGCTACTAGTATTAATATAGGCGTAGGATTTTTATCTGCTATTGTAGATAATGTTCCGGTTATGAGTGCGGTATTAAAAGCTAATCCAAGTATGGATGATACTCAATGGCTTTTAGTAACTCTTACAGCAGGAATTGGAGGATCATTAATAAGCTTTGGCTCAGCAGCTGGTGTGGGGGTAATGGGAAAAATGAAGGGAATTTATACTTTTAATTCTCATTTAAAATATGCATGGACGATTTTAGTTGGATATATAGTATCTATTATAGTTTGGTATGTACAATTTCAATTGTTAAATTTATAAAGGAGTTAGATGAAAAAAGCAGATATTTTGGTTTTGGACTTTGGTTCGCAATATACACAGCTCATTGCAAGAAGATTAAGAGAGCAGGGCGTATATGCAGAAATTTTACCTTTTAATGTAAGTTTAGATGAAATTAAAATTAAAGAGCCTAAGGGTATTATTTTAAGCGGTGGACCGGCTAGTGTATATGCAAATGATGCTTATTTTTGTGATAAAGGTGTTTTTGATTTAAATATACCAGTTTTAGGAATTTGTTATGGTATGCAACTTATGGCATATCATTTTGGTGCAAATGTAGCTCCAGCAGGTCATAAAGAATATGGCAAAGCAACTATAGATATTCAAAATGATAGTGACTTGTTTAAAAATTTACCTAAAAAACAAACGGTATGGATGAGTCATTCTGATAAGGTAGAAAATTTACCACAAGGTTTTGAGGTTTTAGCAATAAGCGAAAATAGTCCTTTTTGTGTATTTGGAGATGAAAAGCGTAAATTTTTTGCTTTACAATTTCACCCCGAAGTTCAACATAGTGAGTTTGGAAAAAGCATCTTAAAAAATTTCGCTAAGTATGCATGTAATTGTGATAGTATATGGAATATGGGATCTTTTGCAAAAACTCAAGCGCAAAAAATTAAAGAAGAAGTGGGTAATGATAAGGTATTATGTGCTGTTAGTGGTGGGGTTGATAGCAGTGTAGTGGCTGCATTACTAGCAAGTGCGATAAAAGATCAAGTGGTAGTAGTATTTGTTGATAATGGTCTTTTAAGAAGCGGTGAAAAAGAGCAAGTTGAATATATGTTTAGACATACTTTAGGTATTGATCTAATTAGTATTGATGCTAGGGAGATTTTTTTAAGTCGCTTAGCAGGTGTTAGGGATCCTGAACAAAAGAGAAAAATTATAGGAAATACCTTTATAGAAGTTTTTGAAGAAGAAGCTAAAAAACATAAAGATGTAAAATATTTAGCACAAGGAACTTTATATACTGATATTATTGAAAGTTCGGTTGTAGGGGCTAGTAAAACCATAAAATCTCATCATAATGTGGGTGGGTTACCTGAAAAGATGAATTTAAAACTTATTGAACCTCTAAAAGAAATTTTTAAAGATGAGGTAAGAGCTTTAGGAATAGAACTTGGCTTGAGTAAAGATGTAGTTTATCGTCATCCTTTTCCGGGACCAGGGCTTGCTATACGCATTATGGGTGAAGTAAATGAGCCTAGTTTGGAGCTTTTGAGAAAAGCTGATGTGATTTTGATTGAAGAATTAAAAAGCAGTGGTTGGTATGATAAAACATGGCAGGCTTTTTGCGTGCTTTTAAATGTGCAAAGTGTTGGCGTAATGGGAGATAATAGGACTTATGATAATGCAGTTTGTGTGCGTGTGGTGAATGCAAGTGATGGTATGACAGCTACTTTTTCTCATTTACCTTATGAGTTACTAGAAAATATTTCACGCCGTATTATTAATGAAGTAGAAGGAATTAATCGTGTGGTGTATGATATTTCTAGTAAGCCGCCAGCGACTATTGAATGGGAATAGTTATTTAGTGCAAAAATAAACAAAAGCAGGAGGGAGATTTTGCCAAATGATAGGTGAAATTTCTACCTTGCTAAAAGTAGTAAAAAGTTTTTTCTTAAAAGCTCTTCCTTTTGGCGTGGGCAGTATATATGCAAATGTTGCAAAGCAACCATTTTCCTCTAAAACTTCATGAATGGATTTTAATAATAAATCTTGTTCTTTGGAATTTAATAAAGCCCAAGGAATTCCAGAAATAATTAAGTCTGCGTTGTTGATTGCTCTTTTTTCTAACATATCAGGTAGAAATTCCGCTGATCTAATTTCTAAATCTATATTTTTTATATTTTGTTGTAGTTTTTTTGCCATATGTGGATTAATTTCAACTGCAAAAAATCTTGCATCATGATTTTTTTGCTTAAGGATATATTTGGTAAAACTTCCTGTTCCAGGTCCTATTTCAATAATATTTTTTGCATGTTGGACATGAGAGGTTATGAGTTTGCTTAGTTTTTTTGAGCTTGCACAAAATGCTCCTGTTTGCTTTGGATTTTTAAAGTATTGATATAAAAACATAGATTAAATACCTAAGATAGTTATTTTTAATAAATTTTAAAATATTATTGTAAATTTATGAAAACAAAGTTAAAATAAGAATTTAATTTTTCTTTAGATCAAGGATTTGGATATGCATGGAAAAATAATGGTTTATGTGGATGGTACTGGAAGAGGAACAGTAATTAATCTTGCAAAAACATTTTTTGAATTTAATAAACATGCTTGGCACGATAAAAGAAGCATGCCAACGGTTGGTATGTTTGTTGAGTTTAGATCCGATGGAAAGCATATTACAGATTTAAGACCTTCTAAATTTCAAGAATTTGGAGATAATGATTTTATCAAAGAAAGAGATTTTTGGAAAACAGATAGTGATGATGAATTGGAGGATTTAAGACTAACAAGGCGTGATGCTTATGTTCAAGAGCTTTATAGAGAAACTGATTATGATAATCTTGATAAGATTACTCTAAATTTGACTATCCCACAAGCTATTCAAAGGTATTTTTATAATGAAACACTATCAATCAATGCTGTGAAAGATATTAATACAGATGAGGTGCCATATATTATAGATTTTTTTGCTATGAAGCGTTTTTTACATAAGGCTTTGGATACTTTGCTTTTTTCAGATAATACCATTAACCAAGCTGACTTTTCTGCTATGAAAAATATTATAGTACATCTTGAAATGGCTTATAAAGATATGAAAGATAAACAAAAACATATCAACATGGAGCGTTTGTATGATGAGGTCTTTTTGTCTCATCAATGTCATTATCAAGCCCTTCTTGCTTCGATCGACAATAGGAAAAATAGAAAATTAGCACTTGATCGCCAAATGAGTACTTTGATTACAGATATTAAATCAAAACAAGCGAGAATAGAAACAGAAAGTGGCAAAAAACGACAAGAATTTGAAGAAATGATACAAAGTAAAAAACAAAAGCTTGTTGAAATAAAAAATGAAGTAGATTATTTTACAAAAAGCATTGAAAAATTAGAGGCAATGAGAAAGTCTTTCTATGAAAAAAATCTTACTATTTTTAATAATAGTTTTAATATGGCTAGAGAGAAACTTTTTGAGAAAATTAAACAAGGTTTAAATATATGTGCTACAAAATTAGATATAGAAATTTGGAAAAAATCTTTAAAATCAACAAGTATAAAAAATTCTTATTTTAAAACTGCAAGCGAAATTTCTTTCTGCACTCTTTCTTTTGCTGAACTTTATTTAAATAGATTAAATAAACATGCACTAAATCCAAATGATCAATTATTGCTTTCTTATGTTAAAAAAGTAAGAAAAGAATGTGAAAAAAGTTTTTTAATAGTTACTTCCAATCCTGATTTATATGTTAATATGAAAATCCAAATTTTTGCAATGAATCCTTATTATGTTGTTAAGCATGCACCTAAAAAAGTAAATTATCAAGGATTGATGAAAAATACTGAATTTGATATAGTTTATGTAGATGAAAAAACTATTTGGGCATCTGTTGCTGATGTTATTTTAGAAGGAAAGTATTTTTTAAAAAAGGACTCTAAAACTAAATTCAAAATTTTATAAAAATCCTTTTAAACCCTATTTTTAAGTTTTCTTAGTTATAATTAGAATGCCTAAATGGTTCGATATGGTATTAAAGAGGATCCAACACATTAATTATAAGCTGTGATGTGTGATTTACCGTGTTCTGTGACTTCGTTTGAGTTTTGAAAAAAGCGAGAAGCTGCAGCCTTTAAAAATCACCTAATGGCATACTTTGACTTTTTGAGGGTCAGACACTTATACTCCGGCCATTTGGGTTTTGATATTTTAAGGAAAATAATGAAAATTTTAATATTAGGAAGCGGTGCTAGGGAATATTCTATCGCTTTGGCTCTTCAAAAAA includes:
- the nhaD gene encoding sodium:proton antiporter NhaD encodes the protein MNRMFFLLCFGASFLLANQNHELNLAFSVLGVSVLIIFVLGYYFIAAEEKYHINKTKPALFIGTFSFIVIGIYMVVNDLDTQILEESVNHLILEIAQIVFFLIAAMTFIEALIERSVFETLKYKLVSKGYTYRKLFWLTGILAFFISPIADNLTTALILSTVLLTIDKHNKEFLIPGAINIVVAANAGGAWSPFGDITTLMVWTAKKATFFEFFALFPASFIGWFLTAYLLSRYVPDIEPKFHKDNLEKVEIKPGGKVFIVLGFLTIALAVFIHSICDLPAMWGMIFGLSLLSLYMYFFNKKQGKKDLNIFHYMTRIEMDTLLFFFGILSAVGALHFVGWLTYASDLYTKFGATSINIGVGFLSAIVDNVPVMSAVLKANPSMDDTQWLLVTLTAGIGGSLISFGSAAGVGVMGKMKGIYTFNSHLKYAWTILVGYIVSIIVWYVQFQLLNL
- the guaA gene encoding glutamine-hydrolyzing GMP synthase, whose translation is MKKADILVLDFGSQYTQLIARRLREQGVYAEILPFNVSLDEIKIKEPKGIILSGGPASVYANDAYFCDKGVFDLNIPVLGICYGMQLMAYHFGANVAPAGHKEYGKATIDIQNDSDLFKNLPKKQTVWMSHSDKVENLPQGFEVLAISENSPFCVFGDEKRKFFALQFHPEVQHSEFGKSILKNFAKYACNCDSIWNMGSFAKTQAQKIKEEVGNDKVLCAVSGGVDSSVVAALLASAIKDQVVVVFVDNGLLRSGEKEQVEYMFRHTLGIDLISIDAREIFLSRLAGVRDPEQKRKIIGNTFIEVFEEEAKKHKDVKYLAQGTLYTDIIESSVVGASKTIKSHHNVGGLPEKMNLKLIEPLKEIFKDEVRALGIELGLSKDVVYRHPFPGPGLAIRIMGEVNEPSLELLRKADVILIEELKSSGWYDKTWQAFCVLLNVQSVGVMGDNRTYDNAVCVRVVNASDGMTATFSHLPYELLENISRRIINEVEGINRVVYDISSKPPATIEWE
- a CDS encoding class I SAM-dependent methyltransferase codes for the protein MFLYQYFKNPKQTGAFCASSKKLSKLITSHVQHAKNIIEIGPGTGSFTKYILKQKNHDARFFAVEINPHMAKKLQQNIKNIDLEIRSAEFLPDMLEKRAINNADLIISGIPWALLNSKEQDLLLKSIHEVLEENGCFATFAYILPTPKGRAFKKKLFTTFSKVEISPIIWQNLPPAFVYFCTK